In the Alphaproteobacteria bacterium genome, TTCGATTGACTTTGCGATGCAAAGTATATGGTCGTACAAAGCCCCATGCAAGCCTGGAGGCCGGAAGGGGCGCCGCTTAGACGAGAATTGTCAGGAGATGGCCGGATTTGCGCGGCCAGTCCGGCGCTCCGTCGCCGTCCTGGTCAGCGCCTCAGTGCCCGCCAGCCACGCGATAGGCAAACCACGCGGCCGGGCCGGTGATCTGGGCGCGGTTGGAATTCACGTCCCAGATCACGAACGTGATGGTGAACAATATGAAGGCGATGTAGCGCATGCTGCCGCACGGTAACCTGCAACGTGCAGCGAAGCGTTACGGTGCGAGTCACCATTTTCAGATGTTTTGGCGCTGAGGCGCGTCCAAGTTTCGCAAAATTCGAATGAACGAGCCGACGCAATAGCTGTCAGACCTCAGCTCGCGCGCACCCAGGCGGTGGTTGCCATCAACCGCTCGCGGCTCACCGGACGCAGGAGGCGCACGACCTTGGGCCTGCCCTCGGAGCCCACGCGCGTCACGTAGTCGGCATCGAGCAGCCGGAATGTCTCTTCCTTCCAGCGCTGCGCCAGCCGCGCCGCCTCGGCATCCTCGACACCGAAGGTGAGCTTGACCGCCTCGGTCATGAGCGCGTCGGCCAGCGCCTCGCGATCCATGCCCTTCATCACCGCCTGACGAACCGCGATGCGGGCGTGCACCTGGGCGCGATCGTCTTCACCGGGCTCGATCGTTCGTTCTGGGGCGGTCATTGCAATGTCCCGAAGCGAATCAATTGATGACAACTATGCGTATCCGCGGCCCCAGCGCCAAGAGTCGGGCATGCGGTCGTCAGGACAAATTCGCCAACACAAAAAACCGCCCGGCGAACCGGGCGGCCTTTGGCTTGTTCGCGCGCGAATTAGTGCGCCACGTAGGCCTGTACCGGCAGATCCTTCGCGTTCTTGGTCAGACCGAGGACGTCGATAGCATAGACCTCGCCCGTCACTTCATTGGCCACAATCGAGGTGTGGGGCGAAATCGCAACGATCACCGCGAGAATGAGCGCGGCCAGCGTGAGGATGGCTAAAATCTTGGTTCGCATCTCAATGCTCCTCGTCAACCGCCCCTCAGCGCGGCGACCCTACGCTCCGAGCGTATTGACAGAATGTCGCAGCGAGACCGATTGGTATCGCGCGTATTGCGCTGCGATGAGTTGAGTTCTGCGGCGCAACAAAAGCGCACGCAAAGTCACATTGCGTCGAGTCCAGATTGAAGTGGCGCCTCCCACTACTGTCGAGCGCGGCCCGCGATATCGGCTACTTCTTCCGCCCCGCCCCGTTCTTTTCCGCCGCCCTGTCGCGTGCCTCGACCTGCGCCTCCACGTCGGCGCTCAGGCGCTGGTAGAGGCCGAGCCCGACGATGATCCCGACGCCCGTGACCAGAATGGCCGAGGGATAAAGAAGCAGCCCCACGTCCTGACCGCTTTGGCGGAAGACCAGCACCAGCCCTTCGATGAAGACCGCAATCGAGATGGTGGAGACGAACTTGGTGAGGCTGCGCCGCGCCTCGGAAGCGAGGCGCATTTCGCGGCCGCGGATCACCTCCTCCTCGACAAAGTATTTGGCGACATCGAAGACCGCCATCGCGATCACGACGTAGCCGATCGACTCGAGCAATCCGTTGCCCGCGTCGCCCCAGGGGCCGCTGAGCGCGACCACAATGAGTCCCGCACTGTAGATGCTGAGCGCCAGCGCGATCAGCATCAGCACGATGCTCGCGAGACCGAACACGCCGCGCGAGATGTAGTCCATCGCCGAAGTCATCTGGAACCTGCCGAGGTCCAATGGAACTCTAACGGCCGGCGGAAAGTTCCCTTCGAGGAACCTAGTAGGCCGGGCGGCCGCTAAGTTCTGTCCCGGTAACGGTGTTTGCGAAGGCGATGAGGTGCTCGGGTCTAACCAAGTAGCCCAAATGCATCATCTGGGCCGGTCCGTCCCGAGTCGATAGCGGGAGGACGCTTCTCGGTCCGAAATCCGTCAAACGTAGGACCCGCACATAGGGCGCCTAACAAGCATGGGACGCTTGCCGCATAGTCGCGATCGCGAAGAAACACAGGCGACCCAGAGGATCCGGGAAAGCACCCGATATCGACCAACTGATCTCGACCATTGAACGGGATGCCAGGGTGGGACGCTGTCGAACCATATCGGACAACAGGGAGCGAATACGTGTCATCCCACAAGCCGTTTGGGTATCCATACATCATTACGGGGTGGGCGGCGTAAAAGCGCATTAGCGAGTCAGGGTGCCAAGCAAATGTGTTGGTCACATAGGTGCAAAAAGCGTCCGCTGGAGTTTGATGTGAGAAAGCGCCGAACGGAAGTAAGGCGAGATCTACTTCTGGGTCGGGATGAAGAACCCAATCCGTAACGGGAGTCTTGATAGTTTGGACGCCGTCGAGCCAGACGAATTGGCCTACGTTGTCAGCGGTTCGCTGCGTGCGGTGCATTACAAATGTAGCAGCGACGCCTCCTTCGATGACGTGCTTGTTTGTCATCAGAAAGTGTTGAGACGGATCACCGTGTTGATAGAAAAAACCCGTGCCGAACGCAGTGCCATCCTCCAAGTGCACTATGATTCTGGTCGTGCATAGTAAGAGATACGTGGAGCTGTCCCGATTGGTGTATATTTTCGCAGGCTTTGCCATCCTTGATTACTCAGAGTTAGGTTCCCACGCGCAGCGGCGCCGCAAGCTTGCGCAACGTCGCGATGATCGAGAGTGCGACGATCCGGCCGGTCTTCGGATTCTCCGACGGCACGTTCTCGATCGAGAGCGTGAAGGAGGCGGAGTCAGCGTCCACCTCGATCACGTGGCAGTTTCGCGTCTTGGTCGGATCCGCATAGATGTCGATCATCGTGCGGTCCGGGCCGATGCCGGCAAGCGCCAGTGCCGCAACGACGTTGACGTTCGCCGGAAAGCCCGCCGCTGCATCGCGCGCCGTTCCCGAAAACACGAGCTTCGCCTCGTTGAGGCCCTCGACCGAGATTCCGTTCTTCACAAGATGCGGCGCGCCGGCGAGCCCGTTCGGCGGCTTGCGCGTCGTCATGCGCACGGAGTTGACCGTGCCCTCAGCCACGGCTGCGACCGCATCGAGACCGAGCAAGCCGCCGGTCGGAACGACGATGCGTCCGCCGTGCTGCTTCGCCAGCTCGATGAGCGCGGGCCGCGGCAGCAACGCACCGCACGAGAGCACCATCACCTGCTTGCCCGCGCTGAGCATCGGGCGGCAAATCCTGTCGAGCACCGCCGCAGGCGCACACTCGACTGCAAGGTCAGCATGCCGCGGGAACTCGTCGAGCGGCACGATCGGCGCGTCGATGCCCTCTTCGTCGAGCCAGCCGCGCGCCTTTTCCTCGTCGCGCGCCGCGACGCACGCGAGGCTCAAGCCCGGCATGCCGTCAGCAAGTTTGCGCGCGAGCACGCGCCCGATCGTGCCGAGACCTGCAATGCCGATCTGCATGGATAGCTCCTCTTGACCTGCAAGACGGTCATACGCTGCGACAATTGTAGCAGCAACAATGCCTTGACCCCCTCCACTCACTCGATAAGCAAGGGCAACGTCAAGGAGGACATCGAATGAAGAAGGCTCTGGCGGCCGCATTGGCCGCCCTGTTCGCGCTCCCCGGCATGGCGGGAGCGCAAGATTACCCGACGCGTCCCATCACCATGATCATCCCGTTCGCGGCCGGCGGCCCAACCGACGTGCTCGGACGCGTCGTCGCCGCCAAGATGAGCGATATCCTCGGCCAGCAGATCGTGATCGAGAACGCGACCGGCGCGGGCGGCATGACCGGCGCAAATCGCGTGAAGACTGCGCCGCCGGACGGCTACACGATCCTGCTCGGCACCGTCGGCACGCAGGCGCAGGTGCAGAACCTGTCGAAGAAGCCGCTCTACGATGCCGGCAAGGATTTTCAGCCGGTGGCGCTGCTCGCGGACGTTCCGCTGGTGCTGATCGTGCGCAACGACCTGCCCGTGAACACCATCAAGGAATTCGCCGAGTACACCAGGAAGAACCAGGAAAAGATGTCGTTCGCCTCCTCCGGTGTCGGCGCGGCGGTGCATCTCGGCACCGTGCTGCTCAATTCGGCGCTCGGCGTGAATGTCACGCACATCCCCTACCGCGGCAGCGCGCCGGCGATGACCGACCTGCAGGGCGGGCGTGTCGACTACATGACCGAGATCGTCTCGACGGCCTTCCCGCAAATCCAGGGCAAGGCCGTGAAGCCGATCGCGGCGCTTGCGCCCGAGCGGATCAAGAATCTGCCCGACCTGCCGACCGCGAAGGAAGGCGGCGTCGACGTCACGGCCTATACGTGGAACGCGATCTTCCTGCCCAACGGCACGCCGGAGGCGATCGTGAAGAAGCTCAACGCGGCGGCCGTCGAGGCGATGAAGTCGCCCCAGGTGCGCGAGAAACTCGAGCCGCTCGGCGTCAATTTCGTCAGCGAGGACCGCATGACGCCCGCCTATCTCGGCCAGTTCGTGAAGGACGAGATCGTGAAGTGGGGCAAGGCGATCGCCGATTCAGGCGCGACGACGGACTAGCTAATTCGTCATGCCCGGGCTTGTGCCGGGCATCCACGTCTTCATTATTGAAGCTTCAAAGTCGTGGATGGCCGGGCCAAGCCCGGCCATGACGGAGATTGTTCATGCAGATGCCCGGCTTCACCCGCACCGAAATCAAAACCTCCGGCGCGCGCATCGTCGTGGCGCATGGCGGCAAGGGCCCGCCGCTCCTGCTGCTGCACGGGAACCCGTTCACGCACCTCTCGTGGCACAAGTTCGCACCCCGCCTGGCGCAGGAATTCACGGTCGTGGCGACCGACCTGCGCGGCTACGGCGATTCAGAGAAGCCGCCGAGCCAGCCGGACCATGGCAACTATTCGTTCCGCGCCATGGCGCAGGACAATGTCGAGGTGATGGCTTCGCTCGGCTTCGACAAGTTCTTCGTCGCAGGCCATGACCGCGGCGCGCGCGTGACGCACCGCATGTGCCTCGATCATGCCGGGAAGGTGCTGCGCGCCTCGATCCACGACATCATCCCCCAGCACCATCTGTTCAATCATCCGACGCAGGCCTGGGCGACGGGGGCCTACCACTGGTTCTTCATGATCCAGAAGGCGCCGATGCCAGAACGGCTGATGAGCGCGGACCCGGACTTTTTCATCGAGTATAAATTATCCAAGACCAAGCAGGGTCTTTCTTTCTTCGGCAAGGAAGCGCTGGAGGAATACAAGCGCTGCTTCCGCAATCCCGAAACCGTCCGCGGCATGTGCGAGGACTACCGCGCCTGCGCGACCGTCGACCTCGCGATGGACAGCGAGGACTGGCACGCCGGCAAGAAAGTC is a window encoding:
- a CDS encoding tripartite tricarboxylate transporter substrate binding protein — encoded protein: MKKALAAALAALFALPGMAGAQDYPTRPITMIIPFAAGGPTDVLGRVVAAKMSDILGQQIVIENATGAGGMTGANRVKTAPPDGYTILLGTVGTQAQVQNLSKKPLYDAGKDFQPVALLADVPLVLIVRNDLPVNTIKEFAEYTRKNQEKMSFASSGVGAAVHLGTVLLNSALGVNVTHIPYRGSAPAMTDLQGGRVDYMTEIVSTAFPQIQGKAVKPIAALAPERIKNLPDLPTAKEGGVDVTAYTWNAIFLPNGTPEAIVKKLNAAAVEAMKSPQVREKLEPLGVNFVSEDRMTPAYLGQFVKDEIVKWGKAIADSGATTD
- a CDS encoding GNAT family acetyltransferase produces the protein MTSAMDYISRGVFGLASIVLMLIALALSIYSAGLIVVALSGPWGDAGNGLLESIGYVVIAMAVFDVAKYFVEEEVIRGREMRLASEARRSLTKFVSTISIAVFIEGLVLVFRQSGQDVGLLLYPSAILVTGVGIIVGLGLYQRLSADVEAQVEARDRAAEKNGAGRKK
- a CDS encoding aspartate dehydrogenase — protein: MQIGIAGLGTIGRVLARKLADGMPGLSLACVAARDEEKARGWLDEEGIDAPIVPLDEFPRHADLAVECAPAAVLDRICRPMLSAGKQVMVLSCGALLPRPALIELAKQHGGRIVVPTGGLLGLDAVAAVAEGTVNSVRMTTRKPPNGLAGAPHLVKNGISVEGLNEAKLVFSGTARDAAAGFPANVNVVAALALAGIGPDRTMIDIYADPTKTRNCHVIEVDADSASFTLSIENVPSENPKTGRIVALSIIATLRKLAAPLRVGT
- a CDS encoding alpha/beta hydrolase, whose protein sequence is MQMPGFTRTEIKTSGARIVVAHGGKGPPLLLLHGNPFTHLSWHKFAPRLAQEFTVVATDLRGYGDSEKPPSQPDHGNYSFRAMAQDNVEVMASLGFDKFFVAGHDRGARVTHRMCLDHAGKVLRASIHDIIPQHHLFNHPTQAWATGAYHWFFMIQKAPMPERLMSADPDFFIEYKLSKTKQGLSFFGKEALEEYKRCFRNPETVRGMCEDYRACATVDLAMDSEDWHAGKKVTCPVQLLWGATGQVGRQNDPPAIWKNYATDIRDAQAMPCGHYLSEEAPEETYRAMRAFFTAP